In Dioscorea cayenensis subsp. rotundata cultivar TDr96_F1 chromosome 11, TDr96_F1_v2_PseudoChromosome.rev07_lg8_w22 25.fasta, whole genome shotgun sequence, a single genomic region encodes these proteins:
- the LOC120271515 gene encoding MADS-box protein SOC1-like translates to MGRGKTEMKRIENATSRQVTFSKRRNGLLKKAFELSVLCDAEVALVVFSPRGKLYEFASSSMQETINRYMAHSKNTNIEKRMPEQNAQGSWSMRGNTKILQELMQPNNFLSSSGHSAELSLGAGPRNTCLLLGLLGNRNYTRRKGNQISCSSALESLQLSKHSILPLRYLNSLMYHYEHEHQDRRAEEECHGRQEDHNTNEKDTPLLNQNGQYEWKQRTGLKLLAMAKKIELLEGYKRKLLGESLGSCSMFELHEIESQLEKSLRNVRGEKHNMLAEQIAELKEKEKTPTEENLVLRRKAEVSLQLNDNRESVENDENGEEDIEVETELFIGSPGSRRQCNINA, encoded by the exons ATGGGAAGAGGGAAGACGGAGATGAAGAGGATTGAGAATGCTACAAGTAGGCAAGTGACATTCTCTAAACGCCGAAATGGACTTCTGAAGAAGGCCTTTGAGCTTTCAGTGCTTTGTGATGCTGAGGTTGCTCTCGTCGTCTTCTCTCCTCGTGGCAAGCTCTATGAGTTTGCTAGCTCCAG CATGCAGGAGACAATTAACCGATACATGGCGCATTCAAAGAACACAAACATTGAAAAGAGAATGCCTGAACAAAATGCACAG GGGAGTTGGAGCATGAGAGGCAACACCAAGATCTTGCAAGAGCTAATGCAACCAAACAATTTTCTCAGCAGTAGTGGCCATAGCGCGGAGCTCAGCCTCGGTGCTGGACCGAGAAACACCTGTTTGCTTCTTGGACTTCTAG GTAATAGGAACTACACTAGGAGGAAGGGGAACCAAATCTCATGTAGTAGTGCGCTCGAGAGCCTCCAACTCAGCAAACATAGCATCTTGCCACTCAGGTATCTAAACAGCCTCATG tACCATTATGAGCATGAGCACCAGGACAGGAGAGCTGAGGAAGAGTGCCATGGGAGGCAAGAAGATCACAACACTAATGAGAAAGACACTCCCCTCCTCAATCAAAATGGACAGTATGAATGGAAGCAGAGAACTGG CTTGAAGTTGTTAGCCATGGCAAAGAAGATTGAGCTTCTTGAAGGCTACAAAAG GAAGCTCTTGGGTGAGAGTTTGGGATCATGCTCAATGTTTGAATTACATGAAATAGAGTCTCAACTGGAGAAGAGCCTGAGAAACGTAAGAGGGGAAAAG CATAACATGCTAGCTGAACAAATTGCGGAACTGAAAGAAAAG GAAAAGACTCCCACTGAAGAAAACTTGGTATTGCGCCGTAAG GCAGAGGTTTCATTGCAGTTAAATGATAATAGAGAATCTGTTGAGAATGATGAAAACGGtgaagaagatattgaagtcgAGACAGAACTGTTCATTGGGAGTCCGGGGAGCAGAAGACAGTGCAACATTAATGCTTGA